The genomic segment GAGCCGCTGGAAGCCTGAAGGCGCTCCGCAAGGCCGGAGGCCGGAACCCCACAGGTCCCGGCCTCCGCCTTCCCAGTGTTACTGACGCTCTTGCAGCGGCACGTACTTCTGGTCGCGCTCGCCCGTGTACACCGCGTCGGGGCGCAGCAGGCGGTTGTCGCGGGTGTACTCGATCACGCTGGCGCACCAGCCGCTGATGCGGGCGAGCGCGAAGATCGGCGTGAAGTACTCCTTGCGGATGCCGAGGTCGGAGTAAACGGTCCCGGAGTAAAAGTCCACGTTGGGGTAGATGCCCTTGGAGCCGATGCGGTCCACGACCGTCTTCTCGATGGTTTCGAGAATCTGGTAGTAGGTGCTCTTGCCTTCCTTGTTGGCGACGACCTCGGCGTAGTCGCGCAGCACGCGCGAGCGGGGGTCGAAGTACTTGTAGACGCGGTGCCCCACGCCCATGATCTTTTCCTTGCGGTCGAGCTTCCCGGTGATGTAGGCCTCGGCCTGGTCGGGGGTGCCGACCTCATCGAGCATGTCCATCACGGCCTCGTTCGCGCCGCCGTGCAGCGGTCCCTTCAGTGCCCCGACCGCCGAGGTGATGCAGGAGTACATGTCGCTGAGGGTGCTCGCCGTGGCGATTGCCGTGAAGGTCGAGGCGTTCATGCCGTGGTCGGCGTGCAGCACGAGGGCGATGTCGAAGAGGCGGGCCTGCTCCGCCGAAGGCTCCTTGCCCGTCAGCATGTACAGGAAGTTCCCGGCGTGGGTCAGGTCCATGCGGGGGGCCACGATGTCCTGGCCCTCCTGGGCGCGGCCCAACGCCGCGATGATCGTGGAGAACTGCGCGATCATCCGCACCGAGATGGCGCGGCGGGCCTCTTCGGTGGTCTGCTCGGCCTGGGGGTCGAGCAGCCCGAGATACGACACGGCGCTGCGCAGCGCCTGCATGGGGTGAACCCCGCGCGGCATGGTGCGGATGATCTCGGTGAGCGCCTCAGGGATGGCGCGGTTGGCCTTGAGTTCGGCGTCGAAGGCGGCGAGTTCGGCGGCGGTGGGCAGCTTGCCGTTCAGCAGGGCCAGCGAGAGTTCCTCGAAGGTGCTGTGCTCGGCCCACTCCTGAATCGGGATGCCGAGGTGGGTCAGGATGCCCTCGGTCCCGTTGATAAAGGTCAGCTTGCTCTCGGTGAAGAGGACGCCTTCCAGCCCCTTGGCGACGTTGGCGGTGTTCGTCATGGTGGGCACACCATACCACCGCGCCGCGCCGGGGCCGTCCATTCCACGCGGTTCCCGCTCCGGTGACAAGGACGGCGCCCAGGCCCCCTACAATGCCCGCCATGTCGGTGCCCGCTGCCCCCCACCCCGTCACCCTGGCCCTCGATACCGCCACCCCCTTCCTGACCCTGGCGCTGGCCTGGCCCGGCGGCGAGCGGACCTGGCGCGAGGAGGTCGGGCGGGCGCACGCCGAGCGGCTGGCGGGGGCGGTGCGTGACCTGTTCGCGGACGCGGGCCTCCCCTTTCACGCCGACACCCTCGTGATCGGCACCGGGCCGGGGTCCTACACGGGCGTACGCGTGGGCGCGAGCTACGCCCTGGGCCTGGGGCGGGTGTGGGGAGCGCGGGTGCTGGGCGTGCCCACCCTGGAGGGGCTGGTGGGCGGTCTGGAAGGCGAGGTCGCCGTCTCGCTGGACGCGCGGCGGGAGAATGTGTACGGCGCGGTGTACGAGGTGCGGGGCGGCGTGGTGGGCCGGGTGATTCACCCCCCGCACAAAGACAGCCTGAGTGCCTTCGAGACGCTCGCCGCCGGACGCCCGCACCACCGCGACCCGGCCCCAGATGGCCTCGCGCTGCTGCGGGCGGGGCTGGACCACGGGAGCGAGAAGTGGGCACTGGCGTACCTGTGACGTGGCCCGACTAAGCCCGCGCCCGCAGCCCCAGCAGCAACCCCGCCGTATACGCCCCCGCAAAGGGCAAGTTAGCCGTCAGCACCCGCCCCAGCCACGGGGCCCCGGCTTCCCCGCCCTGACGTAATAGGGGGTCGGCCAGCGCCTGCACGCGCGGCCAGTTCACGGTCAGCAGGTCCCAGGAGGCCAGCAGTTGCACCGCCACGAACAGCAGCCCCAGCAGGGTCAGCGCCAGGCGGCCCACCTTCCGCAGCGCCAGCCCGGTGGCAAAGCCCAGCAGCGCCCCCACGCTGAGGTCGGGCAGCACGGAGCGCAGCGCCTCGGTGAGGGAGGCGTCGGGGCTGGGGGCGGGGGGAGAGGAGGCCAAGGGCTGGA from the Deinococcus sp. NW-56 genome contains:
- a CDS encoding citrate/2-methylcitrate synthase produces the protein MTNTANVAKGLEGVLFTESKLTFINGTEGILTHLGIPIQEWAEHSTFEELSLALLNGKLPTAAELAAFDAELKANRAIPEALTEIIRTMPRGVHPMQALRSAVSYLGLLDPQAEQTTEEARRAISVRMIAQFSTIIAALGRAQEGQDIVAPRMDLTHAGNFLYMLTGKEPSAEQARLFDIALVLHADHGMNASTFTAIATASTLSDMYSCITSAVGALKGPLHGGANEAVMDMLDEVGTPDQAEAYITGKLDRKEKIMGVGHRVYKYFDPRSRVLRDYAEVVANKEGKSTYYQILETIEKTVVDRIGSKGIYPNVDFYSGTVYSDLGIRKEYFTPIFALARISGWCASVIEYTRDNRLLRPDAVYTGERDQKYVPLQERQ
- the tsaB gene encoding tRNA (adenosine(37)-N6)-threonylcarbamoyltransferase complex dimerization subunit type 1 TsaB, which encodes MSVPAAPHPVTLALDTATPFLTLALAWPGGERTWREEVGRAHAERLAGAVRDLFADAGLPFHADTLVIGTGPGSYTGVRVGASYALGLGRVWGARVLGVPTLEGLVGGLEGEVAVSLDARRENVYGAVYEVRGGVVGRVIHPPHKDSLSAFETLAAGRPHHRDPAPDGLALLRAGLDHGSEKWALAYL
- a CDS encoding FUN14 domain-containing protein is translated as MASSPPAPSPDASLTEALRSVLPDLSVGALLGFATGLALRKVGRLALTLLGLLFVAVQLLASWDLLTVNWPRVQALADPLLRQGGEAGAPWLGRVLTANLPFAGAYTAGLLLGLRARA